In Candidatus Sedimenticola sp. (ex Thyasira tokunagai), the following proteins share a genomic window:
- a CDS encoding ATP-binding protein gives MAIARLWRNNEFQSASVRLIAWGVLVALLGLGKMEGYFPFTWEQYFYLFGLHFVWFAGIFLHVILRPEHNQLRTYLGAMADTSGTSFCIYLNGEVISPFFLIYLWSYVSQGTRFGLRNLIVACVASFVGFNIVVIALSGWASDGFAVIFQLVGLVILPLYQAVLLRNLHDTRKAAEAANRAKGNFLAIMTHELRTPLAGVVGMSRLLATTTLDREQRQYLESVRSSANMLESLVGDVLDFSKIDAGKLELTPRLFDLRSSMTAVCATLSSEAVNRGVELVSHIDSDVPIQVYGDELRINQVIYNLLGNAVKFTDRGSVTIHVEVAHEDESIPEGHLRITVRDTGIGMSPEKLERVFESFWQANSSTTRQYDGSGLGTTIARDLVRLMGGNLYVESVEGEGSAFWFNLPLMLGPVKGLTPPRAPAKLQGKTVVLFEPQVDSREVLAEVCLRAGMQVVSIDEPETNVAMTPSQNGNDIDFVTTVR, from the coding sequence GTGGCGATAGCGCGGCTGTGGCGCAATAATGAATTCCAGTCCGCCTCTGTCAGGTTGATCGCCTGGGGTGTGCTGGTTGCACTCCTCGGCTTGGGGAAAATGGAGGGGTACTTCCCGTTCACCTGGGAGCAGTACTTCTATCTCTTTGGCCTCCACTTCGTCTGGTTTGCAGGGATTTTTCTACACGTAATCCTGCGGCCGGAACATAACCAGCTGCGTACCTACCTGGGTGCCATGGCGGACACAAGCGGTACCTCCTTTTGCATCTACCTCAATGGTGAGGTGATCAGCCCCTTCTTTCTTATCTACCTCTGGTCCTATGTCTCCCAAGGGACTCGTTTCGGCCTACGCAACCTGATAGTGGCCTGTGTCGCCAGTTTTGTGGGCTTCAATATAGTGGTGATTGCCCTGTCAGGTTGGGCGAGTGATGGTTTCGCCGTCATTTTTCAGCTGGTTGGGTTGGTTATTCTGCCCCTCTATCAGGCGGTACTCTTACGTAACCTTCATGATACGAGAAAAGCGGCGGAGGCTGCCAATCGGGCCAAGGGCAACTTTCTTGCGATCATGACTCATGAGCTGCGCACACCACTGGCGGGAGTCGTTGGTATGTCACGGCTGCTTGCCACCACCACCCTGGATCGTGAACAACGGCAGTATCTGGAGTCTGTGCGTAGCTCCGCCAATATGCTTGAGTCACTGGTTGGCGATGTCCTCGATTTCTCAAAGATAGATGCAGGAAAACTGGAGCTGACGCCACGATTGTTTGACTTGCGTTCCAGTATGACGGCGGTCTGTGCCACCCTTAGCTCCGAGGCGGTGAATCGGGGTGTGGAGCTGGTCAGCCATATCGATAGCGATGTGCCGATACAGGTTTACGGTGATGAACTGCGCATCAATCAGGTGATCTACAATCTCCTCGGTAATGCGGTAAAGTTTACCGACCGGGGGAGCGTCACAATCCATGTAGAGGTTGCTCATGAGGATGAGAGTATTCCCGAGGGGCATCTGCGTATCACTGTCAGGGATACCGGAATCGGAATGTCTCCCGAAAAACTAGAGCGGGTTTTCGAAAGTTTCTGGCAGGCCAACTCCAGCACCACCCGGCAGTATGATGGCAGTGGCCTCGGTACCACTATCGCTAGAGACCTTGTACGCCTAATGGGGGGGAACCTCTATGTTGAGAGTGTTGAAGGAGAAGGATCGGCTTTCTGGTTCAACCTGCCCTTGATGTTGGGGCCGGTTAAGGGACTCACCCCTCCACGTGCTCCTGCAAAGTTACAGGGAAAGACGGTTGTACTGTTTGAACCACAGGTCGACAGCAGGGAAGTGCTGGCAGAGGTCTGTCTGCGTGCCGGTATGCAGGTGGTGAGCATTGATGAGCCTGAGACCAACGTCGCGATGACACCCTCTCAAAACGGCAATGATATAGATTTTGTCACTACTGTCCGGTAA
- a CDS encoding cobalamin-dependent protein (Presence of a B(12) (cobalamin)-binding domain implies dependence on cobalamin itself, in one of its several forms, or in some unusual lineages, dependence on a cobalamin-like analog.) — MSNTESASVKLEQALLSLDRIRAEEIVNQSLQSVSLIEVVESVIAPVMERIGNGWEAGSVALSQIYMSSRICEDIVTTSISSQRQSLYEHQPRTAIVVLEDFHLLGKRIVYAVLRASGLQVDDLGQQDADTLIQRVEEDGIEVLLISTLMLRSALRIGYVREQLEQRGQTVKIVVGGAPFRFDPNLWQEVGADATANTATEALPVMKMIMGERA; from the coding sequence ATGTCGAATACTGAATCGGCCTCGGTAAAACTAGAACAGGCGCTGCTTTCGCTTGATCGTATCAGAGCGGAAGAGATTGTTAATCAGTCTCTGCAGTCAGTATCGCTCATTGAAGTGGTGGAGTCTGTTATTGCGCCGGTGATGGAGCGTATAGGCAATGGTTGGGAAGCGGGGAGCGTAGCGCTCTCACAGATCTACATGAGCAGCCGTATCTGTGAGGATATCGTAACCACCAGCATCTCATCTCAAAGGCAGTCACTATACGAACATCAGCCGAGGACTGCGATTGTGGTACTCGAAGATTTCCACCTCCTGGGTAAACGCATTGTGTATGCGGTTTTGCGCGCTTCGGGATTGCAGGTGGATGATCTGGGGCAGCAGGATGCCGACACTCTTATACAACGGGTGGAAGAGGATGGGATTGAAGTGCTTCTGATCTCAACCCTGATGTTACGCTCGGCTCTCAGGATTGGTTATGTTCGCGAGCAGTTGGAGCAGCGTGGACAAACAGTGAAGATTGTCGTTGGCGGTGCTCCTTTCCGTTTCGACCCAAACCTTTGGCAGGAGGTGGGAGCGGATGCGACAGCTAATACTGCAACCGAGGCACTGCCCGTAATGAAAATGATTATGGGGGAGCGGGCATGA
- the thpR gene encoding RNA 2',3'-cyclic phosphodiesterase, which produces MTKHHSQRLFFALWPDADTRLGLHRVSNALSGHCGRVHQPDDLHITLAFLGRVSPDQYTCLMEAANEVIITPFELTIDKIELWRRPGILWCGPSHIPDQLQKLVADLKKRLYDCGFEPEKRAYTPHVTLARKSRLLPDYQIHQPLRWQVRGFVLASSDDAGSPPRYKVIKKWFADS; this is translated from the coding sequence TTGACTAAGCATCACTCTCAACGGCTCTTTTTTGCCCTCTGGCCGGATGCCGATACCCGGCTTGGATTGCACAGAGTTTCCAATGCACTCTCTGGTCACTGCGGCAGGGTTCACCAACCCGACGATCTGCATATCACTCTGGCCTTTCTTGGCCGGGTCTCTCCTGATCAGTACACCTGCCTGATGGAGGCGGCTAATGAGGTGATTATCACTCCCTTTGAGCTGACCATCGATAAGATTGAGCTATGGCGGCGCCCGGGAATCCTCTGGTGCGGGCCTTCTCATATCCCGGATCAGCTCCAGAAACTCGTTGCCGATCTCAAGAAGCGCTTGTACGACTGCGGTTTTGAACCTGAAAAGCGGGCCTATACTCCGCATGTCACCTTGGCCCGAAAGTCGCGGTTGTTGCCGGATTATCAGATCCATCAACCTCTTCGGTGGCAAGTTCGTGGGTTTGTTTTGGCATCTTCTGATGATGCGGGTTCACCCCCTCGCTATAAAGTGATAAAAAAATGGTTCGCGGACTCATGA
- the recA gene encoding recombinase RecA, with protein MDDNRKKALSAALGQIEKQFGKGAVMRMGDSAASRNVEAISTGSINLDIALGIGGLPKGRVVEIYGPESSGKTTLTLHVVAEAQKQGGTAAFVDAEHALDPAYAEKLGVNVDELLVSQPDTGEQALEITDMLVRSGAVDVVVVDSVAALTPKAEIEGEMGDTHVGLQARLMSQALRKLTANIKRSNCIVVFINQIRMKIGVMFGSPETTTGGNALKFYSSVRLDIRRIGAIKKGDEVVGNETKVKVVKNKVAPPFKVVNFEIIYGTGISREGEIIDLGVKEGLVDKSGSWYSYNGDRIGQGKENVRNFLRENPDISQEIESKIREIAFPKVQVDPETGEVEVEA; from the coding sequence ATGGACGACAATCGCAAAAAAGCCTTAAGTGCAGCACTTGGCCAGATCGAGAAGCAGTTCGGTAAGGGAGCGGTGATGCGTATGGGAGACTCTGCCGCTTCCCGCAACGTTGAGGCGATATCAACCGGCTCGATTAATCTGGATATCGCCCTGGGTATCGGCGGCCTGCCCAAGGGGAGGGTGGTTGAGATCTACGGCCCGGAGTCCTCTGGTAAAACTACGTTGACACTTCATGTGGTTGCCGAAGCGCAGAAGCAGGGTGGTACCGCCGCCTTTGTCGATGCCGAGCACGCACTGGACCCCGCCTATGCCGAAAAACTGGGAGTCAATGTCGATGAGTTGCTGGTTTCCCAGCCCGACACCGGCGAGCAGGCGCTGGAGATTACCGATATGCTGGTGCGCTCCGGTGCCGTTGATGTGGTAGTTGTCGACTCTGTTGCCGCGCTTACACCAAAGGCGGAGATCGAAGGAGAGATGGGCGATACCCATGTCGGTCTCCAGGCCCGACTCATGTCTCAGGCGCTACGTAAACTCACCGCCAACATCAAGCGTTCCAACTGTATTGTTGTATTTATCAACCAGATCCGTATGAAGATCGGCGTTATGTTTGGTTCACCAGAAACTACCACCGGTGGTAATGCGCTCAAGTTCTACTCTTCAGTCCGGCTTGATATTCGCCGCATCGGTGCGATCAAGAAGGGCGACGAGGTGGTCGGCAATGAGACCAAGGTGAAGGTGGTGAAGAACAAGGTCGCTCCCCCCTTCAAAGTGGTCAACTTTGAGATCATCTACGGCACCGGTATCTCCCGTGAGGGTGAGATTATCGACCTGGGCGTAAAGGAGGGGTTGGTGGATAAGTCCGGCTCCTGGTACAGCTACAACGGTGACCGTATCGGCCAGGGTAAGGAGAATGTGCGTAATTTCCTGCGCGAGAACCCCGATATTTCCCAGGAGATCGAGAGCAAAATTCGCGAGATTGCCTTTCCCAAAGTGCAGGTTGACCCTGAGACCGGTGAGGTGGAGGTAGAGGCCTGA
- the pncC gene encoding nicotinamide-nucleotide amidase, translating into MRMDRELEQLAKDVGRRLALEDMALVTAESCTGGWIAKVMTDIPGSSGCFDRGFVTYSNEAKQEMLGVSIETLERYGAVSETVVQEMVVGALKQSRGSVALSVSGIAGPGGGSADKPVGTVCFAWGIRGGEVNSQQHCFEGDRESVRRQAVSQALQGVLDLFD; encoded by the coding sequence GTGAGAATGGATAGAGAACTGGAACAGTTGGCAAAAGACGTTGGGCGGCGGTTGGCGCTTGAGGACATGGCCCTGGTAACCGCCGAGTCCTGCACCGGCGGCTGGATCGCCAAGGTGATGACCGATATTCCCGGTAGCAGCGGCTGCTTTGATCGGGGTTTTGTCACCTACAGCAATGAGGCGAAGCAGGAGATGCTGGGGGTTTCCATCGAGACCCTGGAGCGATATGGAGCAGTGAGCGAAACCGTGGTGCAAGAGATGGTGGTAGGTGCCTTGAAGCAGAGCCGTGGATCGGTGGCGTTGTCGGTGAGTGGCATTGCCGGGCCTGGCGGCGGGTCGGCGGATAAGCCGGTGGGCACCGTCTGCTTCGCTTGGGGCATTCGAGGAGGGGAGGTTAACTCTCAGCAACACTGTTTCGAGGGTGATCGTGAGTCGGTTCGCCGTCAGGCGGTTTCTCAGGCGCTACAGGGCGTTCTGGACCTTTTTGACTAA
- a CDS encoding reverse transcriptase domain-containing protein yields MRDTKRSELISTQLRQIAEQAIVHPDRVFTTLIHRMDVDFLREAYYRLRKDGAAGLSGVTVKDYGKELEANLVDLHARLREQRYIAPPIKRVWIEKEGGKKRPIGLLEIEDKIVQKAVAMLMGAVYEQGFYPFSHGFREAHSAHQAIGEIRSQCMEHGIRWIYDADISGFFLTTLTGAGCGDSSSNGSMMVDYFA; encoded by the coding sequence ATGAGAGATACCAAGAGATCAGAACTCATATCAACGCAACTTCGGCAAATTGCAGAGCAAGCGATCGTACATCCGGACAGGGTATTCACCACCCTGATCCACCGCATGGACGTGGACTTTCTTCGAGAAGCCTACTATCGGCTGCGCAAGGATGGAGCGGCGGGCCTGAGCGGTGTAACCGTAAAGGACTATGGCAAGGAACTGGAAGCCAACCTGGTTGATCTACATGCCCGGTTGAGGGAGCAGCGTTATATAGCGCCGCCAATCAAGCGCGTATGGATCGAAAAGGAGGGAGGAAAGAAGCGACCGATCGGACTATTGGAGATCGAAGACAAAATAGTCCAGAAAGCGGTAGCGATGCTAATGGGGGCGGTCTATGAACAGGGCTTCTATCCGTTTTCACATGGATTTCGGGAGGCACACAGTGCCCACCAAGCGATAGGAGAGATCCGGTCGCAGTGCATGGAGCACGGCATCCGCTGGATATACGATGCAGACATCAGTGGATTTTTTTTGACAACATTGACAGGAGCTGGTTGCGGAGATTCATCCAGCAACGGATCAATGATGGTGGACTACTTCGCCTGA
- a CDS encoding DUF4280 domain-containing protein yields the protein MSHSIKDNTQHKKLKDSHCDISVFGMCSSETNPAVAAATTAALGVLTPMPCVPATSTPWVADYPTILVGNKPILSDTSTLMCTCAGRISVTTPGQIPVHVI from the coding sequence ATGTCGCATTCAATTAAAGATAATACGCAGCATAAAAAGTTAAAAGATAGTCATTGTGATATAAGCGTGTTTGGTATGTGTTCATCAGAGACCAACCCTGCGGTGGCCGCCGCAACAACAGCGGCATTAGGGGTGTTAACACCAATGCCTTGTGTTCCAGCAACTTCCACCCCTTGGGTGGCTGATTATCCGACCATATTGGTAGGTAATAAGCCAATCCTCAGCGATACCAGCACCTTGATGTGCACCTGTGCTGGTCGTATTAGTGTGACCACTCCCGGACAAATTCCGGTGCATGTGATATGA
- a CDS encoding cupin domain-containing protein, with translation MEILCEHRASPAKLEILGIFDWPIWEKEVSEFSWHYDRTEVCYFVRGKVIVTPDGGEPHEYGRGDLVTFPAGMSCTWKVLSEVEKHYNFE, from the coding sequence ATGGAAATTTTATGTGAACACCGCGCCTCTCCCGCCAAGTTGGAGATACTCGGCATCTTTGACTGGCCGATCTGGGAGAAAGAAGTCTCAGAGTTCAGCTGGCACTACGACCGCACCGAGGTCTGTTATTTTGTCCGCGGCAAGGTAATCGTCACACCCGACGGTGGTGAGCCCCATGAGTATGGACGAGGTGACCTGGTAACCTTTCCGGCGGGCATGTCCTGCACCTGGAAGGTACTGTCAGAGGTAGAGAAGCACTACAACTTTGAGTAA
- a CDS encoding regulatory protein RecX, which translates to MRLLVLREHSRAELRRKLQSKVEDITRLDPVLDSLESRNHLSDERFTEQYIASRKRKGFGPSRIRLELRERGVDSTLAEEWLDERDEEWLQLLEEANCRKFGSDRPVDFKERARRARFLEYRGFPPEMIRQALWRE; encoded by the coding sequence ATGCGCCTGCTCGTTTTGCGTGAGCACAGCCGTGCTGAGTTGCGTCGGAAGCTGCAATCCAAAGTTGAGGATATCACTCGGCTTGATCCGGTGCTTGATAGTCTGGAGAGTAGGAACCACCTGAGCGATGAGCGCTTTACCGAGCAGTACATCGCCTCTCGTAAACGCAAAGGATTCGGCCCTTCACGTATTCGCCTTGAATTGCGGGAACGGGGAGTTGACAGCACCTTGGCGGAAGAGTGGCTGGATGAGCGGGATGAGGAGTGGCTGCAACTGCTGGAAGAGGCCAACTGTCGAAAGTTTGGCTCTGATCGACCCGTCGATTTCAAAGAGCGGGCTAGACGTGCCCGTTTTCTCGAATATAGAGGTTTTCCTCCTGAGATGATTCGCCAGGCCCTCTGGCGAGAGTAG
- a CDS encoding uroporphyrinogen decarboxylase family protein gives MSVNEMTSMERVLNTLQQKEADRVPFFLLLSLHGAKEMGLGIEAYFSDPEAVAEGQLRLRKRYGHDCYYTFYHASIEVEAWGGSSIFYADGPPNAGMPPITTPQCIDTLAAPDIDDAEGLQRVLKTQQLLKAEAGDEALIIGVVMSPFSLPVMQMGFEAYLMLMQQEQDRFQRLMDLNERFTVAWANAQLAAGAHAICYFDPVASTTIIPRELYLETGFKVAKRTLPQINGPIATHMASGRCKGILQDLIETGTGVVGVSTDEDLAELKQIAAGKLTLLGNLNGITMRRWSPQEAEGEVRRAIAKAGRGGGFILSDNHGEIPWQVSDEVLQSISDAVHQWGRYPLDWVDGYVG, from the coding sequence ATGAGTGTAAATGAGATGACATCAATGGAGCGGGTGCTCAATACTCTGCAACAGAAAGAGGCTGATCGGGTTCCCTTCTTTCTCCTGTTATCACTTCATGGCGCCAAGGAGATGGGGCTTGGTATAGAAGCCTATTTTTCAGATCCCGAGGCGGTGGCTGAAGGGCAACTGCGTCTGCGTAAACGCTATGGCCATGACTGTTACTACACCTTTTACCACGCTTCGATCGAAGTGGAGGCTTGGGGTGGTAGCTCAATCTTCTATGCCGATGGCCCACCCAATGCGGGTATGCCGCCGATAACGACACCCCAATGTATTGATACGCTGGCGGCACCTGATATTGATGATGCAGAGGGGCTGCAGCGGGTACTAAAAACACAGCAACTGCTGAAGGCTGAAGCGGGCGATGAGGCGCTGATCATCGGGGTGGTTATGTCACCCTTTTCGCTGCCGGTGATGCAGATGGGGTTTGAAGCCTACCTGATGCTTATGCAGCAGGAGCAGGATAGGTTTCAACGTCTTATGGATTTGAATGAGAGGTTCACCGTTGCTTGGGCCAATGCTCAATTGGCGGCGGGCGCCCATGCCATCTGCTATTTCGATCCGGTCGCTTCGACCACAATTATTCCGCGGGAGCTCTATCTTGAGACTGGCTTTAAAGTGGCGAAGCGTACTCTGCCGCAGATCAACGGCCCCATCGCCACTCACATGGCATCTGGGCGCTGTAAAGGAATTTTGCAGGATCTGATCGAAACCGGCACCGGTGTGGTGGGTGTCAGCACAGATGAGGATTTGGCAGAGTTGAAACAGATTGCAGCTGGAAAGCTGACGCTGCTGGGAAATCTTAACGGTATCACCATGCGCCGCTGGAGTCCCCAGGAGGCTGAGGGTGAGGTAAGGCGTGCAATTGCCAAAGCAGGCAGGGGTGGTGGTTTTATTCTCTCTGATAACCATGGAGAGATACCCTGGCAGGTAAGTGATGAGGTGCTGCAATCCATCTCTGATGCTGTTCATCAATGGGGGCGCTATCCACTGGACTGGGTTGATGGATATGTCGGCTAA
- a CDS encoding Fic family protein, with translation MTGRRVLLLTAVIARLAYYYDLTNQLHPFPEGNGRTQRLFIEHLAAIAGLPCGLGTRSCLADC, from the coding sequence ATGACTGGACGCCGTGTTCTACTCCTGACGGCAGTCATCGCTCGTCTAGCCTATTACTACGACCTGACCAATCAACTTCACCCCTTCCCGGAAGGCAATGGACGCACCCAGCGCCTCTTTATCGAACATCTAGCGGCTATTGCTGGTTTACCATGTGGATTGGGCACTCGTTCATGCCTGGCAGATTGTTGA
- a CDS encoding reverse transcriptase domain-containing protein translates to MRRFIQQRINDGGLLRLIGKWLNAGVMEGDQITYSDRGTPQGGTISPCLANIFLHHVLDDWFEREVRPRMRGHCFIVRFADDFVIGFQHEEDARRVMKVLPKRFEKYGLEIHPEKSRLLAFGKPASGKEVTRGDNTFDFLGFTHYWARTRRGYWVIKRKTARKKVRKTVQALWTWSRNNRHQDLKKQYRILCSKLRGHYQYFGVRCNMRAMETVLHHARRGWRFWLNRRSSKKALTWEKYEKLMESMPLPRPKIIHNV, encoded by the coding sequence TTGCGGAGATTCATCCAGCAACGGATCAATGATGGTGGACTACTTCGCCTGATTGGCAAGTGGTTGAACGCAGGCGTGATGGAAGGAGACCAGATCACCTACAGCGACCGGGGAACACCTCAAGGCGGGACGATTTCGCCATGCCTTGCGAATATATTCCTCCACCATGTACTGGATGACTGGTTCGAGCGGGAAGTGAGGCCGCGCATGCGGGGGCACTGCTTTATCGTCAGGTTTGCCGATGACTTTGTCATCGGCTTCCAACACGAAGAAGATGCCCGGCGGGTGATGAAAGTCCTGCCCAAGCGCTTCGAGAAATACGGACTGGAAATACATCCAGAGAAGAGCCGCCTACTTGCCTTCGGGAAACCGGCCTCGGGAAAAGAGGTCACCCGTGGGGACAACACATTCGATTTTCTCGGATTTACCCACTACTGGGCGAGAACGCGGCGAGGTTATTGGGTCATCAAGCGCAAGACTGCGCGCAAGAAAGTCAGGAAAACCGTACAAGCCCTATGGACCTGGAGCCGTAACAACCGGCACCAGGACCTGAAGAAACAGTACAGAATTTTGTGCTCGAAACTTCGGGGGCACTACCAGTACTTTGGTGTTCGCTGCAATATGCGAGCGATGGAGACAGTTCTTCACCATGCAAGGCGTGGATGGAGGTTCTGGTTAAATCGTCGTAGTAGCAAGAAGGCGCTGACCTGGGAGAAGTACGAAAAGCTGATGGAAAGCATGCCGTTACCGCGACCCAAGATCATCCACAATGTCTAA
- the mutS gene encoding DNA mismatch repair protein MutS yields the protein MSVAETPKHTPMMQQYLRIKAEHPSMLVFYRMGDFYELFFEDAEKAAQLLDITLTKRGKSAGKPIPMAGIPHHAAEGYLAKLIRKGESVAICEQIGDPALSKGPVERKVVRIVTPGTVTDEALLEERRDNLLAAVHEIEGRFGLATLDLGSGRFSLLELNDSEALGGELERLLPAELLVEEDTPLPSEVRRDGGTTRRPAWHFDLETAGRLLTQQFGTRDLGGFGCSDLPLAIAAAGCLLQYVKETQQSALPHIRGLSVERREDAVIIDAATRRNLEIDSNLSGAGKHTLAGILDRTATPMGSRMLRRWISRPLRDSEQIRSRHGAISQLLEQQAYPELQEPLRGIGDIERILARIALRSARPRDLATLRDSLALLPQLQQQLQPFDAPLLEKLAMEADTHPQEVELLQRAIIENPPVLIRDGGVLARGYDKELDELRDLSQNADQFLLDLEAREKERTGIATLKVSYNRVHGYYIEVSRIHSDSVPDEYVRRQTLKGAERFITPELKKFEDQVLSARERSLAREKSLYAALLERLQPSITKLQQCADALAALDVLANFAERAIRLNLSQPELEQQPGIHIVDGRHPVVEQVSDKPFVANSVEFDDERRILVITGPNMGGKSTYMRQTALIVLLACAGSFVPAASARIGPIDRIFSRIGASDDLAGGRSTFMVEMEETANILHNASEQSLVLMDEIGRGTSTFDGLSLAWSCGVELATRIRAFTLFATHYFELTTLPEEYPGIANVHLDAVEHGDSIVFLHAVREGPANQSYGLQVAALAGVPRSIIERARQRLGELEQSAQQHADQQVSQLSLFSSEPVVEKTEPVLDALREIDPDDLSPKEALNALYRLKGLQQD from the coding sequence ATGTCCGTTGCCGAAACACCCAAGCACACACCAATGATGCAGCAGTACCTGCGCATTAAGGCTGAGCACCCGAGTATGTTGGTGTTCTACCGCATGGGTGATTTCTATGAGCTCTTCTTTGAAGATGCAGAAAAAGCGGCACAACTGCTCGATATCACTCTGACCAAACGGGGAAAATCAGCGGGCAAACCCATTCCCATGGCGGGAATACCCCATCACGCAGCTGAAGGCTATCTTGCCAAGTTGATCCGTAAGGGTGAGTCAGTGGCGATCTGTGAACAGATTGGAGACCCCGCCCTCAGCAAAGGCCCCGTTGAGCGGAAGGTAGTCCGTATTGTCACCCCCGGTACAGTGACGGATGAAGCTCTGTTGGAGGAGCGACGGGATAATCTGCTGGCCGCCGTGCATGAGATAGAGGGACGTTTCGGACTCGCCACCCTCGACCTCGGCAGTGGCCGCTTCTCCCTGCTAGAACTGAATGATAGCGAGGCGCTGGGTGGTGAGCTGGAGCGACTTCTTCCGGCGGAGTTACTGGTGGAGGAAGATACGCCACTGCCGAGCGAAGTGCGACGCGACGGTGGAACAACGCGCCGTCCCGCTTGGCATTTCGATCTGGAGACCGCCGGGCGGTTACTCACCCAACAGTTTGGTACCCGTGACCTGGGTGGCTTCGGTTGCAGTGATCTACCGTTGGCAATAGCCGCCGCCGGTTGCCTGCTGCAGTACGTGAAAGAGACGCAGCAGAGCGCCCTCCCCCATATCCGTGGACTCTCCGTCGAGCGACGGGAAGATGCAGTGATCATCGATGCCGCCACCCGCCGCAACCTGGAGATCGACTCCAATCTCAGCGGTGCCGGCAAGCACACCCTGGCAGGTATTCTGGATCGTACCGCCACTCCAATGGGTAGCCGCATGTTGCGCCGCTGGATCAGCCGTCCGTTACGGGACAGTGAACAGATCCGCAGCCGTCATGGCGCTATCAGTCAACTGCTGGAACAGCAGGCCTATCCCGAACTGCAGGAGCCGCTGCGAGGTATCGGTGATATCGAGCGTATCCTTGCACGTATAGCATTGAGATCTGCACGCCCACGAGACCTCGCCACCCTGCGCGACTCTCTTGCGCTACTGCCGCAGCTACAGCAGCAACTACAGCCCTTCGATGCCCCACTGCTTGAAAAACTGGCTATGGAGGCCGACACTCACCCACAAGAGGTGGAACTGCTGCAACGGGCGATTATCGAAAATCCACCGGTATTGATCCGTGATGGCGGCGTACTGGCCAGAGGCTATGACAAAGAGCTGGATGAGCTGCGCGACCTTTCGCAAAACGCAGACCAGTTTCTCCTCGACCTGGAAGCCAGAGAGAAAGAGCGGACCGGTATCGCTACCCTGAAGGTGAGCTACAACCGGGTACATGGCTACTACATTGAGGTTAGCCGCATTCACTCGGACTCGGTACCGGATGAGTATGTGAGACGCCAGACCCTGAAGGGGGCCGAACGCTTCATCACCCCAGAGCTTAAAAAGTTCGAAGATCAGGTACTTTCAGCCCGGGAGCGTTCACTGGCACGGGAGAAATCACTCTACGCTGCACTGCTGGAGAGACTGCAGCCGAGCATTACCAAACTGCAACAGTGTGCCGATGCCCTGGCCGCACTCGATGTACTGGCCAACTTTGCTGAGCGTGCGATACGACTGAACCTCAGTCAGCCTGAGCTGGAACAACAACCGGGAATTCATATCGTTGACGGTCGCCATCCGGTGGTTGAGCAGGTAAGTGACAAGCCGTTTGTCGCCAACAGCGTCGAATTTGATGATGAGCGCCGCATCCTCGTCATTACCGGCCCCAATATGGGTGGTAAGTCGACCTATATGCGTCAAACGGCACTGATTGTACTGCTCGCCTGTGCCGGCAGTTTTGTCCCTGCCGCATCGGCTCGCATCGGCCCTATAGATCGCATCTTTTCCCGCATTGGCGCCTCGGACGATCTGGCGGGAGGTCGCTCCACCTTTATGGTGGAGATGGAGGAGACCGCCAATATCCTGCACAACGCCAGTGAGCAGAGCCTGGTTTTGATGGATGAGATCGGTCGTGGTACCAGCACCTTCGACGGTCTGTCACTGGCTTGGTCTTGTGGTGTCGAGCTGGCCACCCGGATTCGGGCGTTCACCCTGTTTGCCACCCACTACTTCGAGCTGACCACCCTGCCGGAGGAGTACCCGGGGATCGCCAATGTCCACTTGGATGCAGTGGAACACGGCGACTCCATCGTCTTTCTTCATGCGGTAAGAGAGGGACCGGCAAACCAAAGCTACGGCCTGCAGGTGGCGGCTTTAGCAGGGGTTCCGCGCTCAATCATCGAACGTGCACGACAGAGACTGGGAGAGCTGGAGCAGTCGGCTCAACAACACGCCGACCAGCAGGTGAGCCAGCTGTCACTGTTTTCATCTGAGCCAGTGGTTGAAAAAACGGAGCCGGTCCTTGATGCACTAAGAGAGATTGATCCTGACGATCTCTCGCCAAAAGAGGCTCTTAATGCTCTCTACCGCCTGAAAGGACTGCAACAAGATTAG